The following are encoded together in the Panicum virgatum strain AP13 chromosome 6K, P.virgatum_v5, whole genome shotgun sequence genome:
- the LOC120712711 gene encoding uncharacterized protein LOC120712711 — MASSSIHHPLLAGGDIRRTLEGSSPSRSASYCSDDAFVPVFRPDPSAPSASAAAAAVDRVRRLFSSVDAALFRDAILAPAPGGEDLGFTEVDAEADYDGDLTSICWDCLEIEDADEPDLPLVVGSPAEEFEWEEVASPSGAAGEAPEPEWEVLADEPLPADADAEEGFVYTSHRGMAEVLVAGGDGLFLKNKPPAARSAVESLRSAVVAAGEEGEGEECSVCKDGVAAGQRVKRLLCSHRYHDECIVPWLQVSNSCPLCRFELPTDDPEYETWKAGRTVAA; from the coding sequence ATGGCTTCCTCATCTATCCACCACcccctgctcgccggcggcgatatCCGCCGAACCCTAGagggctcctccccctcccgctCCGCGTCCTACTGCTCCGACGACGCCTTTGTCCCCGTCTTCCGCCCGGACCCCTCCGCGCCctccgcctcggcggcggccgcggcggtcgACCGCGTCCGCAGGCTGTTCAGCTCCGTGGACGCCGCCCTCTTCCGCGACGCGAtcctcgcgcccgcgcccgggGGCGAGGACCTCGGGTTCACCGAGGTCGACGCGGAGGCGGACTACGACGGGGATCTCACCTCGATCTGCTGGGATTGCCTCGAGATCGAGGACGCAGACGAGCCGGATCTGCCGCTCGTCGTGGGCTCCCCCGCCGAGGAGTTCGAGTGGGAGGAGGTCGCGTCCCCCTCGGGTGCCGCCGGGGAGGCCCCGGAGCCCGAGTGGGAGGTGCTCGCCGACGAGCCCCTTccggccgacgccgacgccgaggagggGTTCGTGTACACCTCCCACAGGGGGATGGCAGAGGTGCTGGTCGCCGGCGGGGACGGGCTGTTCCTGAAGAACAAGCCGCCGGCGGCCAGATCGGCCGTGGAATCGTTACGTTCCGCCGTcgtcgcggccggcgaggaaggggagggggaggagtgcTCGGTCTGCAAGGACGGGGTCGCGGCTGGGCAGCGCGTGAAGAGGCTGCTGTGCTCGCACCGGTACCACGACGAGTGCATCGTACCGTGGCTCCAGGTGAGCAACTCGTGCCCGCTCTGCCGGTTCGAGCTGCCTACCGACGACCCGGAGTACGAGACCTGGAAAGCCGGGCGGACCGTGGCTGCCTGA